Genomic window (Loxodonta africana isolate mLoxAfr1 chromosome 25, mLoxAfr1.hap2, whole genome shotgun sequence):
TACTTTCTGAAGGTCCAAGATCACAGGGAAACTGGACTTCATAACTTTAGGTATTAACTAAATGACATGAATTATGCAAACCCTTTCATCTCCACAGTTCTCTTCATAAAATGAAAACCAAGTTTACTTACCATCTTTGAGGGTATGAGGTTTAGAAAACTTCCTTAAAGATAAGAAAGTCATTAAAAGAAGGGAAGCAAATTACATTTCTAAAAATTTGTTAAGATCAGTATTGTACTATGGGGTTTTTCCTGGGCCACAGTTGCTCCCCAGAGTCACAATATGCCAAGATTCTAGAGGCCCTAGTTTCTACTTTCAAGCTGGCAATTTACTAAAATTTTCCTTCTGAAAGGATTACGATACTGtgaatagaaaatagaatgatGTTTTGGCCAGCAACCATCTAAAATACAGATGCTCCTGAGTATGCATTCTCAGTTGGGGCAAAAATTGGTTGGGGAGGGGCAGAAACACTTAACTGTGTATTTACGGCACAAATACATATACGGTTCATAGACATACAGTATATGTGTAGTAGTAAAATTTCATGGGGGAGTTATTAGAAGAATATATCTAAAAtggctctctaaaaaaaaaaaatcaaatccagtgctgtccagtcaattctgactcatagcgaccctacaggacagattagaactgccccgtagagattccaagaagcgcctggcagatttgaactgccaaccctttggttagcagtcgtagcacttaaccactacgccaccagggtttccacaatggcTCTCTAGGAGGTGATAATGaaataaagtttgagaaacattgcTCTAGAGATTTTTCTGCCAAGTCTCTCATGTCTGAAGTGTATAAAATTCACTATTAAGTAAGCATGGAAATATCTAAATAAACTATTTTAGTAATAATTCAAAATCCCTGGATGAAACAGAAAATCATGGCTATTCCATTTTTAGCCAGTATACTTGTGAATGGTTCCAATTCTTCGGCCTTTGTTACTCCTAGCAGAAGTCATGAAAATTGCTCATGTGTAAacacttgaattaaaaaaaaaaaaaggcagcttatgaatattaaatttacaacacatacagagagtACAAACCAAGAAGCCAAATTTATTTAAATTACTAAAATAGCTTTTaaagtcatttacagattggtGGCTAGATTTATTTTTCCTGAAAGATATAATTAATATgttactttaaaattattttggtcAATGAAACATGTAATAAAAACTTAGTTTTCCCATGTTTgtaaaaaataagttttaaaactCCTGTTTTAGAATCCTCTATAAAATAAATCAGATGCTCTGACTTTTGACAGGAACAAATTATAATAAGGGGTAAAAACATATGAATGCTAATAGTCCTAGGGGAAAGAAACTGGACCACTCTCTACTTACAGGTGGTGGGACCCTTAAGAGGTAAACGATGAAGCCAATGACTGGCTCTATACTCTAAAaacaatattttcatttaaaggtttgtgggggaaaaaaaagaggtgtATCCAAATTCTAAGATTCTAAGAAAGCCAAAGGAGTTGACTGATGAGAAAGCTCAGTTATAGATGCAAAGTTACAACTGAAATATTATAGTAGTACAGAAATGTATTTTAACATTCTTCATATGTGATAAAGTTCATTTTCCTTTTGACTGGAGGCACTCAATTAAATTTATCATGTGCATAGTAAATCTTTTTATCTGCTATAGAGCATCATTAAAGGACTTAACTACAACGAGTagacatgaagaaaactaaatccTTCTCCAATAACTCAGGAAAGCTAATTTAACAAATGGCTTACTAATTCCTGAAATTATCTTTCCTTATTCAAAAGCTTCAGGGTATGTCCAAATAAACTGAATTTGCCCACCCTTATGAGTCAAATGAGCAAGTACACTAAGCCTCATGATACACATGCTTCAAAAATCCTTGGGAAAACCAAGAGTTTCTTAAAGGACATGTAAAAAAAACAAGTCCCAACACAATTCACTGAGATAACAGAGTTCATATACCTGTGTCTAAGTCTCAGTGGCTTACTGTAACATCTTAAAAGACCTTTTTCTTATCTTCCCAcaatttctctctcttcccttgccctccttctccctcaccagccaaaaacaaagaaaaaaagtctaaACAGCCAGATGACTGCTCATTACTTCTGTTCCTATAAGCAGCGGCTTACTAAAGAACTCATACCTAAATGTTGTAAAAAGGAACAAGATGGGAAACCACCCACAGTTGCGTTTAGGAAGCTGCCTTACTAATAACTCAATAAACTTTATGAAAAATCCCAGTTAAAGAATCTGGAAGATTCATAGGAAAGGAGCTTAATCCCTCCCACTGGCCATGCCCTATCCATAATGTTTCAGCCCAGAATCTAAAAACGGCCTCTACGGGAGGCTATCCTTAACACAGCTCTTGGCTGAAATAGAGAAACGATTCTCTCCAGTAACAGATAATTAGGTGGAATAAATGATTTAGATGTTCCATGTTTATATAAGAACTTAACTTCCTTTAAAAAGAAACTAGCTCTTTCAAAAAAGAGCTCTGAATCCTGTCTCTGGTTAGAAAGTCTGAAATATTCTCAGAACTTGAGACATGATTTTCTCTTCTCTCACCCCTTATAAACAGAAGCCCCCTTTCAAGGCATTTTCAGGCTGCACAGGCAGGACTAAGTGAGAAATTCGGCTCCAGAGCCCACTCAACTTGTCTGAGTCCATATGATTATAGGAGTCAGGTGTGTCAGAGCTGGTGAACTTGACTCTGAGGAAATCCCTCACTTTTTCTTCAATTTCCTTTAGGCCTAGAGTGGTTTCAAGCGTCTCATCTTCCAACAGGACAGTCAGGACTAAGGCTACATCTTTGAAGGCTGCATTCTCATGGTCACAATACTTGTAGAAGATCAAAGTAGAGCCGGCAGGCAGTGACTCGAAGCGGTGCACCACAGCTGCATTCTGGCCATTTCTGAACCCATTGCTCAGCTCCTGGTCCACCTCTAGTTTGACAGTATCACTGTCTTGAGCAGCTTTGCCTGTCCCATCAATCCGGATGGCACGGACACTACGGAAGGAAGAATAGGCATCGGCAATTTGTTCACTCAGACACTTCAGTACTTCTTCAGCATCTCGGGCAGCAGTAAGCAGCAAGATGGCAGGCTGAGGCCGAGGAATGGAGCTATTAAGATGTTTTTCCAGGAATGTGAGGCTCCTTTTCCACAGCTTCTCATCTTGACCTCGGTACTTATTCATAAGTTGTTTCATCTGGTTCTGGAACTCTTGAACGGCAGTGGTTTCTACCTCAGGATTACGACTGGACCAAAAAATCCCAATGGCAATAACAGCTATCAGTAGAAACAGCCAACGCCACGGCATAAAACCTGTAGTTTTGGGTTGTCCAGTCACTTCTGttcagaaggaaagaaaggacagATATGAATACCATTTTCTTAGATTCAAGTGagagtcacctttaaactaataTTAATCTTTATAAGTATCAGGTAAAAGAGAAGGAATTTAAAGAAGAGAGCTTCAAGAAAATCTCACACCATAGGCTTTAAGTTATGTGTATAactatgcatatgtctatttagaAATAAAAGTGCATTCTTCAATGCAAAAATTGTAAGTCttagataaaaataatttaaaacacaTTAAATGGTATAAGCAAGTCCAAAATAATACAGTTTATAAAACATAACTATTACCGCTACTACTACAGAGTTGGGAAATAAACAGTATTAAAagacattttataaaatatttttcaatatactGTTTGattgttatgagagggggaagggtgggcagatgggagaggggtattcactaattagacagtagataagaactactttaggtgaagggaaagacaacacacaatacaagagaggttagcacaactggactaaaccaaaagcaaaggagtttcctgaataaaccgaatgcttcaaaggccagcgtagcaggggaccatggtttcagtggacatctaagtcaactggcataataaaatctatgaagaaaacattctgcatcccactttggagagtggcgtctgaggtcttaaatgctagcaagaggccatctaagagaccatcaattggtctcaacccacgtggaccaaaggagaatgaagaacaccaatgacacaaggtaattatgagcccaagagacagaaagggccacataaaccagagactacatcagcctgagaccagaagagctatgatgcctggctacaaccgataactgccctgacagggaacacaacagaaaacccctgagggagcaggagagcagtgggatgcagaccccaaattctcgtaaaaagaccagacttaatggtctgactgagcctagaaggaccccggtggtcatggcccccaggccttctgttggcccagaacaggaaccatttccgaagccaactcttcacacagggattggactacaTAATGGGATGGCGAGGGATGCTGGTGACGAGTGAGTTTCTTGGGTcgggtggacacatgagactatgttggcatctcctgtctggaggggagatgagagggtagagggggttagaagctgatgaaatggacatgaaaagagagagtggaggaagggagcgggctgtctcattagggggagaggaattgggagtatgtagcaaggtatatataaatttttgtgtgagagactgacttgatttgtaaactttcacttaaagcacaacttaaaaaaattttttttcagtatagAATATCAGCAGTTTACATGACTAATTATCCAAGGTGGAATGTTTCTGAAGTATATAAAGGCATAAAGAAAGGGATGTAATGTAAGTGATATCTTCCATATACTCTAACAGCTAGCCGCCCCTTTAAATTACTTGCACTGATGACTATCTTTCTGCAACATGCCAGGTTAACACTATTAACCTTTTTTTGCAATGCATGTCTAATTATTactggcaataataataatatcagtTTATACTTATCTGGTGCTTTTCAGCTTATAAAGCACTTTTTCATAAACCAGTTCATTTAACCAGTCAATAGTATTATAGGAACAGTAACACTTTTATACCTTCTATTTATTGACTGCTTTGGGCTAGTAATTATACTAGAGACCTTGTAGAGTGACagttctcaaagtatggtctGTGGACTCCATGGGGTGCCTCAAGACCCTCTCAGGGCACAAGTCTTTCACcttcttggttaaatttattcctaggtattttattcttttagatgttatTTTAGATGCCTGtgagagggacagttggtgtcagaattgataaaaaggttggagagaggaggtatatttgacctctgcctcacaggagtcagccttgggctaCTGATATTGACAATGAtccctcccccttgtgaagttacaggAGGATCCCACCCCCACGCCGTTTTTACAgttttgtttccttaatttcctttccaGATTGCTTGTTGCTGATGTATAGaaaaactcaactgatttttgtatgtctatcttgTAGATCAACGGAACtgaattgagagttcagaaataaacctgtACATATACGATCAAtcgattttcaacaagggtactaagtccatccaatggggaaagaataatctAATAAACAGTGctaggacaactggatttccacaagcaaaagaatgaacttgaactcatacctcataccatatatgaaaaccaactcaaaataggttaaagacctaaatgtaagaccGAAACCATAAAGCttttacaagaaaaacataagagTAACGCTTCaggacctagtttttaacaacGGGTTCTTAGATATGATATTGAAAGCATGagtaacaaaagacaaaatagataaatcacacttcatcaaaattaaaaacttctgttcatcagaggactttatcaacaaagtgaagatacagtcaacagaatgggaaaaaaaattttgggaaccatgtatctgataaggatttaatattcagaatatataactatcatttaacaaagagacaaaccaatcaaaaaatggatgagggacttgaatagacatttcaccaaagaaatacaaatggccaaaacatgaaaagatgttcaatgtcattagttattaagaaatgcaaatcaaaaccacaatgaaatatcacttcatacccactaagaTGGTTatgataacaaaaacaaaagcagaaaacGAGTGTTAGCAAGAATGTGGAAAAACTGGAATcctcacccattgctggtgggaacttaaaatggtacagctgctatagaaaacagtttggcagttcctcaaaaagctaaacaaagctttaccatatgatccagcaattccactcttaggtatatgctcaaaagaactgaaagctgGAATGCAAACAGGTACTTATACAACAATGTTCACtacagcagtattcacaatagccaaaaagtagaaacagcctaaatgtccatcaacagaagaatgaataaataaaatgtggtacatgcttacaatggagtattactcagtcacaagagaaatgaaagccttatacatgctgcaacatagatgaaccttaaaAGCATTCTGCTGAGCACAACAGgtcaatcaccaaaggacaaatactgtatgtacCCACTTACATGAAGTACCTAGAGTAGGCAAATgtttagagaccaaagtttattagtggttaccaggggtgggcaggagggaggagggaaggggaagtcattgcttaggagacactgagcttctgttaagtgacggagaaatttggaaatggatagtggtaatggctgaacaacatgatgaacataatgtcactgaactgtacatgtaaacaatgttgaaatggcaaatttttgttacgtatatatttataataattaaaataataataataaaaaaaagaccatttcaggagggtCCATGAGAAAACTATCCTCATAATACAAggtatttctgatttttttcactgTGTTGACATTCGCACTGAAATGCAAAAACAACAGTGGGAAAAACTGATGATACCTTAGCacgaattggaaaccctggtggcacagtcattaagtgctatggctgctaaccaaaagttcgaatccaccaggtgctccttagaaactctgtgaggcagttctactctgtcctgtagggtccctacgagtcggaactgactccatggcagtgggtttggttttttggttttagccaaACGGTACTAGTATAGTCAGTGTATGCTTCACCTTCACGCATTTACGGTGGAAAAAAAGGCCAGTTTCACTTAGGACTGCCCTTCATGAGGcagttaaaataaattattcattttatgAAATCTCAGCCCTTAAGTATAaatctgttgtggattgaactgtgtcccccataAAAGATATGCTGAACATCTAACCCCTGTACAGATGCATGTGTCCTTGTTTGGGGAAGTggggtttttctttgtaaatattaCAGTTAATGAGGTAATATAGGGgttgggtgggtcctaatcctaatcccttctgagtagcattttataaaagaggaggGCAGAGATGGAAAGAGAGGAACACATGCAAGGCGGGCGAGAGCATGTGAGGGTCAGTCTAAAAGCCAAGAAATGCTAGGGCTACAAgtgacaaggaaggaccttcccctagagccagcggaAAGTGGTAGAGACAGAGCATAGCCGTCCTGAAGCCCCAACTTCAAACGTCCAGCCtccagactaaaaaaaaagaaatttctgttcgctgttctttaaagccacccattatatggtattttgttatagcagccccagGAGATTAAAACAATATCTTTTTAACATTCTATgtgaagaaatggaaagaacaTATAAAGTACTTCTGCTACATACCCCACTACAATGTTTGTCTCAGGAAAAGAACTTTACGCAACTGAGCTGAGCGCTAAACTAGCTTTTTTTCATGGAACAtcgtttttacttagaaaaacaagtGACAAGCTATGGTTATTCAGACTTACATATTTGGCAGGTATTCTCCTTACTTCTAGGAAAACAACTAACAATATTTATTACCAATTATAAATTCAAGCTTTCAAATGAAAATTAGAATGTGGGAAATATTTAATCTGTCATTATGCACTTGACAGCTCCCACtacttaaagattttttttctcttgagattGGTGGTAACATTGACAAATGTCATCTTTTGATAATTTATTACGAATTTAGAAGATCTGCATAACTTATAGAATGAATATTTTCAAATGATACAATGCATTGATGTTTTACTCAAAGTACAAGAGAGACCAATGGATTTTAATGTAATAGAGTACAAAAAGGTCATTAATATGGTTTCAGATTTCACATTTGAAATAACATTTAAGAAACTATCACTTGTTGAGTTTGGGTAATATCAAAGGAATAGCCACAAATATttgaaaaggctattaaaattCTATATATCTTGTGAAGCTAGATTTTCTGTAGCTACTTCGACCAAAACAATATTATAATAGATTGAATGCAAAACACATATGAGAATCCAGCTCCATGTTATTAAGCTAGGCATTAAAGAGAttagaaaaaaagcaaagcaactGGTGGCTCTTcttaccaaattattttaaaataaattaataaatagttAAAAATTTTCTCAACTTTaatttctagattaaaaaaaaaaaagatgaatatagATAGGtataatccattaaaaaaaaaagctctttggggTCCTTAATAATTTTACTACTGTAAAGGGGTATTGGGATCAAAAAGTTTGAGACTCACTGTTAGTTTATTTCCCCTTTAGTAGTAATTCAAGGTGATGAAGAGGCCTAGAGAATTAAAGAAACTTACCCCAAGACTATACAGCAGGTAGAAGGCTCTATGTAATTCAAACGCAGGTTTGTAGACTCCAAACCTCTGATAATTCCATTATATTATGCTATGTGCTGCCTTTCCTGATTCAGCAGGGTTCCATAGGTTAACAGTATTACTAGCTTTACTTACTCATTAACCACTACTTTTGGTCCTATAGACAATAAAGTGAAGGGGAAAACCAGATGTTGTTTCATATAGTTTGTCctcaaagaagtaaaactgttagtaaaatatacttttttcttctgaagtgcttaatttaaaaagtattttgccatcaaaaaatattaaaaacaaatatgGACCACCGATTTTAGAGACTTCACTTAATACAAACTGAAAAGACAAACTTACGACGGCTGGAGATTGACGGAGACTGGTTTCCAAGTGCTGATTTCTGAACATGAGTGTTGTCATCTAATgacaggagttaaaaaaaaaaaagacttatcaATTTATGTTTCATGATTTGAGTATTTACTTctaataaagaaaatacaaattctaCCAAGAGGAAAGAAAGCAGAGATCAGCCGGAAACAAGAAAAAGCAGAATATCCAATTACTCATTTGACTGAAAGCTCCCTGAGACacaagacctttttttttaataataactcACAGCATGTGGTAGTGTGGTACAAACATAAACTTAATACATTAATTTGTGAGAAAGCCTTGAAGCACTGGTCATAATCATTTAACAGGATTGGTGAAACTGCTGGGACAAAGTCAAGAGGACAAAGCAAATAAGCACAACTATTACAAAAGGAAACATATTATACCATCTGAAAAACTGCCATATATTGAGCTCTtgcctggtgaagatgctgtaaaGGAGGGGAAAAGGATTATGGATTACTAAACTATATAGATGACGTGTTTAATATGAAGCCCAATCTTAACCCTCACTATTTTCTACCCCAAATGATTCAAGTATATCTTCTGAGGCTTCTGACCATTTCAaatattagtattttttaaattatattaaaaaacctTTTACCATTTCTGTAAATAGACAAGAATTTCTGTTTTAGGTTTGAAGCTAAAATGACAGATCTCAAAAATAATCTTCTCATGACTCCATCAACTCTCTACTTCCATCATTaccttagaaaataaaattaaaaccatcTTAACCCGTCCCTCCCTGCCCCATCCTTCCTGGCATGGCAGCAGGTTGTAACATttaagagagaggaaagagaggggCTATCAGCTGCCTGAAGTATGATTAACTTCTGTGTATTTAAATGACCTTTCTGGAGTTTATCAACAGCTTCATTTCAGAAATACTGGGCTAAACTGGGGGAATCAAATTAGCACTGCTAAGATACAGAAATAGCTTCATTTTGGTCATATGACCAAAAAACCTCAAAAATGACATCAACCCTAACACTGAGAGGCATATTTTTTAATTACTAGTTTAGACTAGGAAACATCATTTAGAAGTCTTCTAAGTTAGGTCACCAAAGTTACGgctaaattacttaaaaaaaaaaaaattgtttatccTACCTCACTCCGTGGTTACaaacatcaaatgacaaaaaaaaaatatatatatatatatgctgtgaAGTGTTATTTTATGATGATGTTAATGATAACAGCTAAGTAATACTTATTATGTGACATATGCAGTATTTATGTAAGTCATAGAGCACAAAAACATAGTAGCGTATATACACTGCTGAGGCAGGACACTGTCTAAAAGGTAATATCTATCCCTCTTATTAAAAACATTATTACAGATGGTAAcataaattcctaaaaaaaaaatctttttataaGGTAAAGCTTAAGTTTTCACAGTCTGGAGGGTACAGCAGTAATTATAAAAGCCAGGAGTAGAGAGCACAGAACGTTCACAGttataattactggtaattattATACCATATATTGGTAACTGTAAGTGAGCCTTAATAATTATGTGGTACTTAGACTTTAAAAAATTGCAGTCACATATACATaaaatcagagccctggtggcacagtggttaagagcttggctgctaaccaaaaggtcagcagtttgaatccaccagctgctccctggaaaccctagggggcagttctatgctgtcctataaggttgctatgaatcagaattgactcaacagcaatgagcatACATAAAATCACTTCAGTCTCAAAACAACCTAGTCACaggcactattttttttaataatattttattgtgtttcggGTGTACatagatatttttttctttcattttttcccctaaattttatctattttgttgttgagaacatatacagcaaaacatacaccaattcaacagtttctacatgtacaatttagtgacactgatcacattcttcaagttgtacaacctttatcaccctccttttctgagttgttccctcctgctaacataaattcattgccccctaaggttcctatctgattTTTGGAGTGGCTGTTGTCAatatgatcccatatagacagttcttaaaagagcataatgctcaaggcagactgtttttactagctaagctacactattgtttggtttatagGCACTATTTTTTCTACAAATTGAGGTTcacaaaggttaagtgactttcccGAGATCATCCAACTAATAAGTGGAAGAACTAGGACTGAAACCCAAGAGCTCTAACTCCAAACTCTGTCCTCTTTTCTCTATCCCACCTTTGAGACACGTTCTAATGCATGTGTACTAATGAGTCATAATGAGCTATTTATATAAATAGCTCCTATTACTTGGAGTAGCTTTGCATACCCATATTTTAAGTATTAAAAGCTGACAGCCACAAATTATATCATGTTGAGGTTTAGGGTGGATTAAACGTCACAGAATTTAAGAAATACTATAAACTGATGTGATGAAACAATCATAATTTGAATTCAGTGCctgtgggtttggggttttatataaACAAagtctgttaaaaacaaaaagtaggtattgccaaaagaaaagaatttcatTATCCTATATGATTGTATTGCTGCTAGAATTGACAGCATATCAAATCTAGACCCATCAACCACTGGTTTTCTCATACCACTACCTACATTTCATAAACAATCCATCTCCTAACAGTCCAagcaaataaaaattactaaattaGTAATCACTGCTATCCTTTATTAATGAAATCACAACCTAAATGCTTACCATGACGAACCAAATACTTTGATATGTTAGataatcaagaaaaacacagcaaATAAACTTAGAAATTATTTCAATAAAAGGAAGAGATTTATCTACTTACTTTGCATCCTACTCCTAATTCTTGGGGTTTGTTCGACCCATTCCTGAAGGTTTTTTTGATATCCTGAACCTGAAGCAAATACATATGTCAAAATATCACTTCACACACTTCAAAACTTTATACCATACTCTATAAATTTAACAGAGAGGCAGAATAATGCAGGGAAGgaaaacaacaaaagcaacagGTTCAGAAGGAAAAGTTAATTTCAAAGGACCAAACCTGTGAGGATGAACTACTTCCTAGAGCAAAGCAGGCAGCATCTAAATACTGCCTGCAAGATAATATTATGTAGCAGTCCTTTGCTTTGGTCTATGAGAATGACTGAGTCCAAGAACACTTCATCAGGTTTcaatgtgatttaaaaagttaaCCATTTActctttaaaataaattactaCCAGTAATTTAGATCACAGCATATATGGTATCAGTGTGTGGTGGACTAAGAGGCTAAGAGAGTAATATGACTAAAAATCTTACTAGAACATTTTGTTGGCAGAATAAGGCAGGATTTGAATTGACTGCCTGAG
Coding sequences:
- the TOR1AIP1 gene encoding torsin-1A-interacting protein 1 isoform X1, whose amino-acid sequence is MAGDGRWVEPVREGWGVYVTPRAPLREGRRRLAPQNGSGSDASAYGSSFPSRHGRREVRFSEEPPEVYGDFEPRVPKRRPPLGRRTSPEKFRPDSAKEEVKESAYYLRSRQRRQPQPQEATEMKARRAIRLQQQLSEQSLPQPSPVMTRRGLRNSYSSEEDDPSSQTVLSQPVSKKTVRTPEVPVVSEDRVLSLCRPPLRNSRTDSSYSTNGNSKMSELEATSVQQKGSFSEEGETEEDDSDSSESDVTVGKVRSGDSVDSGDQTIRSASRYPESFWQSSQSRDFTTAHDKQPSVLSSGYQKNLQEWVEQTPRIRSRMQTSSPGKSSIYGSFSDDDNTHVQKSALGNQSPSISSRQVTGQPKTTGFMPWRWLFLLIAVIAIGIFWSSRNPEVETTAVQEFQNQMKQLMNKYRGQDEKLWKRSLTFLEKHLNSSIPRPQPAILLLTAARDAEEVLKCLSEQIADAYSSFRSVRAIRIDGTGKAAQDSDTVKLEVDQELSNGFRNGQNAAVVHRFESLPAGSTLIFYKYCDHENAAFKDVALVLTVLLEDETLETTLGLKEIEEKVRDFLRVKFTSSDTPDSYNHMDSDKLSGLWSRISHLVLPVQPENALKGGFCL